Part of the Anopheles coluzzii chromosome 3, AcolN3, whole genome shotgun sequence genome is shown below.
ACATGTCGATGATTTTCGAGGTGATGGACCTGGAGCAGGCATCGCCCGCGACCGTATCGCGCTGTGGTATGATTTTCATGGAACCGTCCGTCATTGGGTGGGAATCGTTCGTCGAGTCGTGGATTGAGCGGTGCAACAACAGCTGGACCCACGACTGGCACGATCTGCTGATGGAGCTGTTCCGCTGGATCATACCGGACTGTTTGGAGTTCATTCGATGCCACGGTCATCAGTACCTGCATCCGGGCGACGTTAATCTGCTGATGGCGACGATGCGCATCTTCGAGATGGTGATCGACGAGGCGTGCCACGAAAGTCCGGACGAGTACGGCAAGTATCTGTTTACCTGGTTCCAGGCCGCCATGATGTACGCGGTCGTGTGGGGCCTGGGCGGAGTGCTTGACATGGAGTCGAAGGTTAAGTTTGATGAGTTCTATCGAGAGGTAAGATGTAGATGGTTGGATCTGTTTACAATTTATGCTACACATTTTTGGTTCCTTCGTGTGCGAAATTAGATCTGGAAAGGGGAGCAACATCCCGTGCCGGAAGCGGTCGGTAAGATCGATGTATCAATGCCGGGTGAGGGCATGATCATCGACTACGTGTATCACTTCAAGCAGAAAGGCTCGTGGCGCTACTATCCCGACATGGTGCGGCAGATGAAGAATGAGGTTGGCTTTACTTTACTCGTGCCGACGCTCGACTCTGTGCGCTATATGCACATTCTGGACATACATGTCAAGGTAACAATGTAGTGATCACTTCAAGTTTTGGCacatctcacacacacacctttgccCTATTCTACAGAACAAAAGGCCACTGTTGCTAGTTGGGCCAACCGGTACCGGCAAGACATACTACATTCAAAACTACATGATGAGCAAGATGGAGCAGGAAAAGTTTCTGCCAACGTTCATCACCTTCACGACGCAGATCAGCGCGAACCAAACGCAGGACCTGATCATCTCCAAGCTGGTGAAGAAAAAGCGTGGCATCTACGGGCCGCCGGCCGGCAAGACGTGCGTCCTGTTCATCGACGACATGAACATGCCGGTGAAGGAGGTGTACGGTGCGCAGCCACCGATCGAGCTGATGCGCCAGTACTTCGACCAGGCGCACTGGTACGACCTCAAGGACACGTCGAAGGTGTACCTGAAGGACATACTGGTGATGGCGGCGTGCGGGCTGGTCGGCGGCAGCCGGCAGGACGTGTACGAGCGGTTCCTCTGCCACTTTAACATCTTCGCGATCAGCAACTTCAACGACGAAACGATGTTCAAGATCTTCTCCGCCATCCTGCTGGACGGGTACAAGAAGGGCGGCCACGCCTCGGACGTCATCAACATGGTGAACATGATCGTGAACGCAACGCTCGATACGTACCAGTTCGCCTGTGCCAAGCTGCTGCCGACGCCGGCCAAGTCGCACTACATTTTCAACCTGCGCGATGTGCTGCGCGTTATTAGCGGCTGCTCGATGCTGAAGCGCGAGTCGGTCGAGAGCAAGAAGATCTTCCCGAAGCTGTGGCTGCACGAGTCGATGCGCATTTTCTACGACCGGCTGGTGAACGATGCCGACCGGATGTTTGTGTTCGACAAGCTGCTGCAGAACATGAAGACGTTCTTCAAGGAGAAACCGGAAGCACTGATGCCGGAGCTGTTCGACGAGGTCACCGGGCAGGTGCTGATGAACAGCTTGAACAACCTGATGTTTGGCAGCTACTTCGATGCGGACGCGGAGACGGAAGATCGGAAGTACGAGGAAACGCAAAACGTGGAACAGTTCCGCGATCTGGCCGGGAAGGCGCTGGTCGAGTATAATAGCTCGCAAAAGTCCAAGATGGACATTGTGCTGTTCCAGTACGCGCTGCAGCACCTGAACAAGGTGTGCCGCGTCATCTCGATGGCGGGCGGCAGCTCGCTGCTGATCGGGATGGGCGGTTCGGGACGGCAGTCGCTCACCAAGCTGGCGGCCCAGCTGTGCGGTCAATCGCTCTTTCAGCCCGAGATTACCAAGTTTTACGGCATCAATGAGTGGCGCGAAGATTTGAAGAAAGTGCTGAAGGAAGCGGGCGGTCTCGGGCATGACACGGTGTTCCTGCTGACCGAGGCACAGCTGCAGGAGGAAGCGTTCCTGCAGGATATCGACTGTCTGCTGAATTTGGGCGAGGTGCCGAACATCTTTGCGATTGACGAGAAGCAGGAAATACTGGAGATGGTACGGCTGGCGGCGCAGGGCGGCAATCGGAACCTTGACATATCGCCGCTCGAGGTGTTCCAGTTCTTTGTGAATCGCTGCAAGCAGAAGCTACACATTGTGATCTGCTTCAGCCCGATCGGGGGAGCGCTGCGGACGCGCATCCGTATGTACCCGTCGCTGGTGAACTGTTGCACGATCGATTGGTTCGATGCGTGGCCAGAAGATGCACTGGAGAAGGTGGCCGACAAGTACATGAAGGAGCTGAACGTGTCGGCCGAGGTGAAGAAGTCGATCGTTGTGCTGTGCAAACATTTCCACGTCATTGCGCGGGACGTGTCGGCCCAGTTTACGACCGAGACGGGGCGCGTAACGTACATTACCTCTGCGTCTTACCTGGAGCTGATCAAATCGTTCCGCAATCTCACCCAAAAACATCAGACGGACATCATGAACAACAAGCTGCGGTATCTGGGCGGGTTGGATCGGCTCAGTGCGGCGTCCGATGCCGTGTCGAAGATGCAGATCGAGCTGAACGCACTGCAACCGACGCTGATCGTGATGGCGGAAAACTCGCGCAAGATGACGGAAGAGATCGAGAAGGAGTCGCTCGAAGCGACGGCCGCCACGGAGCAGGTGAAGAAGGACGAGGTGGTCGCGAACGTGCAGGCGGCCGAGGCGCAGATCCTCAAGGCGGACTGTGAGAAGGATCTGGCCGGTGCGATACCGATCCTGGAGGAGGCAATACAGGCGCTGAACACCCTCAAGCCGACCGACATTACGCTGGTGAAGTCGATGAAAAACCCGCCGGAAGTGGTGAAGCTCGTAATGGCCGCCGTCTGCGTGATGAAGGGCATCACGCCGGACAAGGTGGCCGATCCGGCGACGGGCAAAAAGATGCTCGACTACTGGGGCCCCAGCAAGCGGCTGCTCGGGGATCTGGCGTTCCTGCAGACGCTCAAGGACTACGACAAGGACAACATCAACCCGGACACGATGCGCAAAATTCGGAAGGACTTCATACCGCACAAAGACTTCCAGCCGCACATCGTCGCGAAGGCGTCGAGCGCGGCCGAGGGTTTGTGCAAGTGGATCATCGCGATGGACCTGTACGACGCGGTGGCCAAGATCGTGGCGCCCAAGAAGGAGAAGCTGAAGCAGGCGGAGAAGGAGTACGCGGAGACGATGGCAATACTGAACGAGAAGCGGCTGCTGGCGGCGAACCTGGAGCGCCGGGTGGCGGAGCTGAACGACAATCTGGAGATTGCGAACCGGAAGAAGCAGGAGGTGGAGGACGAGGTGCAGCTGTGCAAGGACAAGCTGCAGCGGGCGGAAACGCTGATCGGTGGGCTGGGCGGCGAGAAGACGCGCTGGATCGCGTCGGCCGAGAACTTGCAGCGGCTGTACGACAGTCTGGCGGGCGACATACTGGTGTCCAGCGGGGTGATCGCTTACCTTGCCCCGCTGACGGCGTCGTACAGGGGCCGGTGCATCGGCGAGTGGCACGACCTGTGCGTCGCCAACAGCATTCCCTGCTCGCCCGAGTACAGTCTGCTCGAAGTGCTCGGTTCGCGCATCAAGATCCAGAACTGGAACATTGCCGGCCTGCCGACGGATGCGTTCTCCACCGAGAATGCGATCATTATGGATTGCTCGTCGCGGTACAGCTTGTTCATCGATCCGCAGCTGCAGGCGAACAAGTGGATCCGCAACATGGAGCGCAACAACcatctggtggtggtgaagttTTCCCAGTCCGACTACATGAAGAAGATCGAGAGCTGCATCGAGCAGGGCTACCCGGTGCTGGTGGAGAATGTGTTTGAGGAGCTGGAGGCACCGCTCGATCCGATACTGAACCGGAACACCTTCGTGCAGGGTGGCGTAGAGTACATGACGCTGGGAGAGAATGTGATTCCACTGTCGCCGAAATTCCGCCTCTATCTCACGTCGAGCCTGCGCAATCCGCACTACCTGCCGGAGGTGTACAACAAGGTGACGGTGATCAACTTTGCCCTCACGATCCAAGGGCTGGAGGATCAGCTGCTAGGGATTGTGGTGGCGAAAGAGCGGCCCGATTTGCAGGAGCTGCGCCAGAGCTTGATTCTGCAGGGCGCTAAAAACGTCGCCATGCTGAAGGACGTAGAGGACAAGATCCTGAAGACGTTGTCGGAGTGCAAGGGTGATATACTGGAGGACGAAAGTGCGATCAAGATACTGGACGACTCGAAGCGCATCTCGAGCGACATTGTCAAGAAGCAGGAAGATTCGCGGGAAATTGAGCAAAAGATTGAAGCCTTCCGGCAGAGTTATCGCCCGGTGGCGGTTCACTCCTCCACCCTGTACTACTGCATCACCGAGCTGCCGAACGTGGACCCGATGTACCAGTTTTCGCTGGCCTGGTTCGTGAATCTGTACATCTACTCAATCGAGAATGCGAACCGCACGAAGGAGCTGTACCGGCGGCTCAAGTACCTGATGGACGCGGTAACGCTTAATCTCTACAATAACGTATGCAGATCGCTGTTCGAGAAGGATAAGCTGCTGTTTTCCTTCATCCTCACCACCAAGATCATGATCTCGTGCAATCAGATCGATCCGGTCGAGTTTCGGTATCTGCTGAGCGGCGGGGAGAAGGTCGACGCCAAGCTGTCCAACCCAGACGAAAGCTGGATCACGCCGAAACTGTGGGAGGACGTGTGTCGGCTCGAGCAGCTGTCCGACTTTGCCGGATTTGTCGAAAGCTTTGCCGCCAACAGGCCAGAATGGCGTGCTTACTACGATGCGGAGGAACCGCAGCTACTCAAACTACCTGCACCGTGGGACGAGAAGACGAATCGCTTCGAGAAGCTGATTGTGCTGAAAACGGTACGACCGGACAAGTTTGTCCTTGCCATTACGGAGTTCGTGGCGTCGGAAATGGGTCCACCGTACGTTGCGCCGCCCCCGTTCGATATAGCCCGCTCGTACGAAGATTCCAACTGTCTAACACCGCTCATCTTCATCCTATCACCCGGGGCAGACCCGATGAATGCGCTCCTTCTGTACGCGGAAAAGATGGGCTTCGATGAGACGTTCCAGTCGATATCGCTCGGACAGGGACAGGGCCCAATAGCGCAGCGTATCATCGAGCGTGCACAGGAGGAAGGAAGCTGGGTGTGCCTGCAAAACTGTCACCTGGCGGCCTCGTGGATGCCCACGCTCGAGTATCTGTGGGAGAACATGGATCACTACAACACTACGACATCGTTCCGGCTGTGGCTTACCAGCTACCCGTCGGAGCAGTTCCCCGCGAGCATTCTGCAGAACGGCATCAAGATGACGAACGAACCACCGACGGGATTGCAGCAGAATCTGCTCCGCTCCTACCACTCGGAGCCGATGAACGACGACGCATTCTATACGGGCTGCCCGGGCAAGGATCGAGCCTTCTCGAAGCTCCTGTTCGGTGTGTGCTTCTTCCACGCCGTCGTCCAGGAGCGGCGCAAGTTTGGCCCGCTCGGCTGGAACATTTCGTACGGGTTCAACGAGTCGGACTTCCAGATCTcggtgctgcagctgcagctgttCATCAACCAGTACGAGGAGATCCCGTACGAAGCGATCACCTACCTGACCGGCGAGTGTAACTACGGTGGCCGCGTGACGGACGCATGGGATCGCCGAGCAATCGTGACGATACTGGAGGACTACGTCAACGACCGGGTGGTGAGCGATCCGAACTATCGCCTTTCCCCGCTGGCCGACTGTTACGGCATACCACTGCGGAACGAGCACCGCGAGTACCTGGCCCACATCGCCAACAACATTCCCAACTTCCCGAGCCCGCTCGTGTACGGGCTGCACCCGAACGCGGGCATTACGCGCGACCTGACCGCAGCGCGCACCCTGATCGACTCGATGATCCTTACGCAGGGTGGCACTTCCGGGGGCAGCGACAGTGAGGTGGAGAAGCAGGTGCTAGCAACGGTGGACGAAATCTACGCCCAGCTGCCGGCCGATTTCGATCTCGAGGCGGCCAAACGGCGCTACCCGGTCGACTACAGTGAGTCGATGAACACGGTGCTGGTGCAGGAGATGGAACGGTTCAACGGGCTGTTGCGCGAGATCCGTTCGAGCTGCGTGAATCTGAAGAAGGGCATCGCGGGCCTGATCGCACTGACGCCCCAGCTGGAGGCGGTCTTTGCGGCCATCCAGCACCGGCGCATACCGGGCTCGTGGATGAAGAAGTCCTACCCCAGCCTGAAGCCGGTCGGTGCGTACGTGGTGGATTTCTGCGCCCGGCTCGCCTTTCTGCAGCGCTGGTACGACGTGGGCAAGCCGGACGTGTTCTGGCTGTCCGGGTTCTTCTTTACGCAGGCGTTCCTGACGGCCGCCATGCAGAACTATGCGCGCCGGCATCGCATCCCGATCGATATGCTGACGTACGATGTCGACGTGCTCAGGGAGAGGAACGTCGGCAAGGCGCCGGAGGATGGTGTGCTGGTGGATGGGCTGTTTCTGGAGGGCGCCCGGTGGGATGTGCCCAACAGTCGGCTGGAGGAGCAGCTGCCCAAGATGCTGGTTGATACGATGCCCATCATGCATCTGGTTGTACGTATTTAGGGAGGATTCGATTCCACACTAACGTAACATTACTAATGGGGTCCTTTCGTCGTCTTCTAGCCCGCGAAAATTGTCGAACTTCAGGAAGGTTCCCGCTACAAATGTCCCGTATACAAGACGGCCGAACGGAAGGGCACACTGTCGACTACGGGACACTCAACCAACTACGTACTGCCCGTACTGCTCGGTACCAAGCTGCCCGCCAACCACTGGGTCAAACGGAGCGTGGCTTTACTCTGTCAAACGTCCGAATAAGTCGGGGCGCAACTTACgaatttaatataaatttttagtgtagtattTCTGAACAACTTTTTTAGGATTTTTTTGGCTCGACCCAAACAACTGAAGCGAGAGACATGTAAACGGTAATTAGTGAAAGCATTTGTGAAAGTGTTTGCACCAATAagcgcacacccaactaagagCCTTTTTATGCAAATCTTGACCCACTGCGCTGATGGTGGTTACCTGGTGCGGTGTCGTCTCAATTCCACTACCAGCAGCAAACAGATAAGAGGacgggttgctgctgctgctgttgctgccaccGATATTCAATTCACTCCCGCGGTAAACTCTTCCAGCAATGCCACCATGCGCCGTGTGCTCAACAATCCCTAACGTAACTGCACATGCTGCTGTGCGCCACTGATAAACGCCTCCACCTTAGAGTGACTCAAAACATCACATCAAACTAAGCCAACTTCATTTCAATAGTCCGCCCAATCGGTGCGAGATATCGGTGGAGAAGAAGCTCGCAATACACCGTGTGCGGGCACAGAGGGGCAGCCTCTATGCTCAGCTGATATGGAGGAGGTTCCCGATGCCGCGGCATGTGGTTCGCGCCGCATATAAAAGCAACCGTCAGCCGGGGTGTGTACCTGTTAGTCTCCTGCTGGCTGTATAGCGCGGGAGTTTCGTGTCTCTCCGCCGTTCGGGGAATTCCAATTGCGAGTGTGCGAAATGAAGTATTCTATTGTGTTGGCGTTGGCGGTGGCCATGGTCGGAGCAGGTGAGTCaattgagagagagaaagatagggGAGGAGATTCTCCGTTCCGTTGGTGTAATTAATTAACGACCCCAGAATACCATTGGGGCAATGAAATGTGTTAACACTGAGAAGCTGAAACGGCAAAACGAAAGCTGATCCTCAAGAGACGAACTGCGCCCCCCGGTGTATACAATAAGTGAAAGTGTACAAATGTGAAATGACCAGTGGGCGGATGGTCGTTTCAGTGCAAAATTATTATTGTGGAATTTGGTAATAAGAAAAAGTACACAAACACGTGTATGAAATGCGTACAAACGATTAGTTAAAGTGGTCACGTGGTGGGCCGGGCCACAAGGAATAACCACACTTCAAACACTTTGGATAgaatttatgtgtgtgttttttttgttgtaatgtgCAATGACAAAAGTGGGATAAGATTTCTTTTTTCACTAGTAATTGACGATGTGTAATCAGCTACTGTGACAAGCGCGCACTTGCAATAAAAGATAGCGGTGATAACGGAGAGCTACTAAACGCGATCCATTAAAGTGGAGTGCTCCACAAGATAAGGATTAAGTTCCAACAAATCAATCGACAGTTCAATGGCGATCCCCTGATGGGTCCGGCTACTGGTTTTGTGATGTTGGAGCATCTTATCGATCTTATCAATAGGATTTGCGAAATGACAATGTCACACCCAAACAATGGAACCGAATGCCAAAGGGGTCATAGAGCCGagatattgttttgtttattcaatGCACAATGATTGAACGTTATTGCATAATTAAAGCGCAAACAgatgataaaaaagaaaatggtaTTTTGAAATGCCTAGTCTAGATGTCTATAgatttaatataatttattggaGATACTAAACACCGCATTTCACTTTCTCCTCAGAGGAAGTACAGCCAGAGGAGTCACTTTCTTCACTCTCCCCGTAACGGTCGACGTCCTCCATTCATTGCAAACGTTTTGAATAATTACTTCTACGTCTTGGCAGTAATCCACAGCCCAACTGTAGCCTAACGATAGACGAGGTTGCATTCTTCACGATACCGCTTGCCATAGTTGGCTCAAGTATGCCCTTTCTTTATCCACTTCAAACGTTACTGATTCCTAAAATCCTTGAAAAGCTTACTAATAGAGACGAAAAACTGGCTGGCTAAATGTGCTGGGAAGTCTACTTTAGGTTGGGCTCTTGGGCCTACTGCTTGCCGCTTGATCCTAGCTAAACTTCCTAATCTCTTTCTAAACTCTCTCATCTTCTCATGTTCATAATCATGTTCAGCATGGTACTGATAAGCCTCAGAACCCATATACACTGCCACGGAATGATTCCTGAGAAAAGCTCCAAGATTATTTCTGCAAATCTAAAGTCTCATACATTCTTTGTTAATCTTGCCCAACATCTGGACCTAAACTACGTTTGGTAGAGGCTGTCGGTTGCACTTTCACTTTTCAGCAGGTCAAAAGCACAGcaattaattttccaaaaaatcacaaatttTATGATTATCTGTaccgaaaaaaggaaacttgTATGTGTTAGACACGTCCTGGTTTTTGAAGACCAAAAAAGGCGCAACTCGTAATGTGGAAAACAGTTGTTCTAACAACGTGATATGGCATATGGTTTTACTATAATGCACATAATTGAAACACCCGGTTTGGTTTAATGATAAAGCGACAGTGTTTGTTAAAGGTCGGAAGTAGTTCCCCATTTAAACCAAGAAAAAGGAATAATCAGAAATTAACATTTCTTAGTGACTACATCATATTTACACCACACTTTTCTTATCTatcttttaattttcttccacCGCAGTCCCCCGCGAAGGCTTCGGTCCAGGCATGCAGGACTGGGGCTTTGCCGAGGTTCGGCCCGGTGCGCACATGTTCTGGTGGCTGTACTACACAACCGCCGACGTGCCGAATCATGCCGACCGGCCGCTCGTCATCTGGCTGCAGGGTGGTCCCGGTGCATCGTCCATGTACGGCAATTTCGAAGAGCTGGGCCCACTCACGCTCGAGCTGGAGGAGCGTAACCACACCTGGGTGCGGGACTACAACGTCCTGTTCATCGACAACCCGGTCGGTACCGGTTTCAGCTATGTGGAGGATTTCTCGCTGCTCACCAAAACGAACGGCGAAATTGCGGACGATCTGGTGGAGCTGATGAAGCAGTTCTACGACGCGCAGCCCGAGTTCCGCAACACCCCGCTGCACATCTACGCCGAAAGTTACGGAGGAAAGATGGCCGCGGAGTTTGCGTACGTGCTGGACAAGGCAATCAAGAACGGTGAGATCGAGTGCAATCTGCAGTCGGTCGGCATTGTGGCCCCGTGGGTGTCGCCCATCGATTCCGTGCTGTCTTGGGCCGAGTTCCTGCTCAACATGGGCTACGTCGATACGAAGGGTTACAATGCCATCCAGGCGTCGGCCATCGAAACGGAGCACGTGCTGAACCAGGGCCAGTGGGAGCAGGCCACCAACCTGTGGGGCATGACGGAGAACGTTATTCTGCGCGAGACGCACGGGATCGATTTCTACAACGTGCTGTTCAAGCAGGACTTTGCCGGGACGCGCTCGCAGCTGGAGCAGTTTTC
Proteins encoded:
- the LOC120957863 gene encoding dynein axonemal heavy chain 12 produces the protein MSKRLAKLHKPCDKLDKYDNEPYMQNPLLKLFLSEVKERRHYSFIRRKAAQEKIKICRSTTVDFEDVIPRPQSYYAEKLREHARRAPVPKMLTKTEEKILSYVPKRLRAQYPAVLSAYMTDVHAEFDKVMKAYSCQKVLKPGPDDYVPEREKFEFKRVGRTENFRNYLRSKAYIQKNLLLPNPFVRCIVHYAYTDLPEYLNDYARYRTGEEITLNELRDLIKKDLQAVGGLIAGQWYPKIVAILKKHYERRTLPKSMWPKVLNCAGGLINRQLNEAKLRTIRHLRETLLNVRQIPQMKILAICDDGIDLFPSLNDIYSVYQNAIDDVMAVANRLDCLETLVDPASFEPKSSPYLRVGIAERCVQEAHEQIQQALLIAFQPLAEYLSGFQAEFAGLLCPSTKEEMDEFLSEPRSFDDYIEKIEEFQLYKEKIRAMVQKEYFPMAIVNQSDAIGSLRKIVERYIDRIANHIAIEHRREIQRICKEFEEIKEKALEIPTSTEQLMTNGEYMTRVKTEIIDELRDKIQITMRINAYLVELMELPADQIELQVESVNWYFRIQSVFEINSTNFEQYKCSFEEKLQEVTKQLNEKMEDMIPHIAIINDMTETEKFRDYIVVLHGYIDQIFVFEDYVKWINKEEVLFKFPKSQYAVLEAIKSFVVPFYKLIRLCMRWLRYYNVWMDGPFEYLEPHFVESKTDEFLKEFQKTQKYYRNRIKADMLENTLCKFKGQTEDPDPEKHPCPLKLCARMSQSIKDFHLGVYVVKIMCNPALKDRHWDEMSEIAGFDLTPDAGTTLRKIIDYKLDKDLDKFEIISIGANKELALQQSLQAMIAEWEEIMFKLNPFKDTGINILTGLDEIQAVLDDHIMKTLAMRGSAFVKPCEKEVKEWYQTLTRVNRTIEQWGKVQGSWLYLLPIFSSKDIVAQMPNEGRMFQQVDKTYRMYMKTVESNRSVIGVAAAKGVQEAMEQSNELLEEITNGVNEYLEKKRLFFPRFFFLSNDEMLEILSETKDPLRVQPHLSKCFEGINRLEFDDRLDIRSMFSIEKEQVQFVEPVSTLEARGSVEKWLSWVEASMLEAVRSQISASYRAYPEKTRCKWALDWPGMVVLCVSQIYWAASIHQCFRKRNNTLILDLFDRLQVELMDVVALMRSKDLSNLQRITVKALIVIDVHAKDVVQELIRNRVSSENDFQWLAQLRYYWEEGGDGESTAAAVTVKIINAAVQFACEYLGNSDRLVITPLTDRCYRTLMGAYQLHLNGAPEGPAGTGKTETTKDLAKALAVQCKVFNCSDGLDYKAMGKFFKGLASSGAWACFDEFNRIELEVLSVVAQQILCIVQAVRGGVQKFNFEGTELTLNPACYVCITMNPGYAGRSELPDNLKVLFRTVAMMVPDYAMIGEISLYSFGFINARTLAVKIVTTYRLCSEQLSSQNHYDYGMRAVKTVLQACGNLKKAFPDDDEEIILLRSLLDVNLPKFLAKDIPLFEGIISDLFPGVELPRADYAALERTFREVCSEWNLQPKDTFLTKVIQTYEMMIVRHGFMMVGKPFSAKSMTLRVLAACLSKLKTARTGNPYFQRVQLEVVNPKAITMGQLYGAFDPISYEWTDGIASTIFRGHAMDTSADRKWLVFDGPVDAVWIENMNTVLDDNKKLCLTSGEVITMSSDMSMIFEVMDLEQASPATVSRCGMIFMEPSVIGWESFVESWIERCNNSWTHDWHDLLMELFRWIIPDCLEFIRCHGHQYLHPGDVNLLMATMRIFEMVIDEACHESPDEYGKYLFTWFQAAMMYAVVWGLGGVLDMESKVKFDEFYREIWKGEQHPVPEAVGKIDVSMPGEGMIIDYVYHFKQKGSWRYYPDMVRQMKNEVGFTLLVPTLDSVRYMHILDIHVKNKRPLLLVGPTGTGKTYYIQNYMMSKMEQEKFLPTFITFTTQISANQTQDLIISKLVKKKRGIYGPPAGKTCVLFIDDMNMPVKEVYGAQPPIELMRQYFDQAHWYDLKDTSKVYLKDILVMAACGLVGGSRQDVYERFLCHFNIFAISNFNDETMFKIFSAILLDGYKKGGHASDVINMVNMIVNATLDTYQFACAKLLPTPAKSHYIFNLRDVLRVISGCSMLKRESVESKKIFPKLWLHESMRIFYDRLVNDADRMFVFDKLLQNMKTFFKEKPEALMPELFDEVTGQVLMNSLNNLMFGSYFDADAETEDRKYEETQNVEQFRDLAGKALVEYNSSQKSKMDIVLFQYALQHLNKVCRVISMAGGSSLLIGMGGSGRQSLTKLAAQLCGQSLFQPEITKFYGINEWREDLKKVLKEAGGLGHDTVFLLTEAQLQEEAFLQDIDCLLNLGEVPNIFAIDEKQEILEMVRLAAQGGNRNLDISPLEVFQFFVNRCKQKLHIVICFSPIGGALRTRIRMYPSLVNCCTIDWFDAWPEDALEKVADKYMKELNVSAEVKKSIVVLCKHFHVIARDVSAQFTTETGRVTYITSASYLELIKSFRNLTQKHQTDIMNNKLRYLGGLDRLSAASDAVSKMQIELNALQPTLIVMAENSRKMTEEIEKESLEATAATEQVKKDEVVANVQAAEAQILKADCEKDLAGAIPILEEAIQALNTLKPTDITLVKSMKNPPEVVKLVMAAVCVMKGITPDKVADPATGKKMLDYWGPSKRLLGDLAFLQTLKDYDKDNINPDTMRKIRKDFIPHKDFQPHIVAKASSAAEGLCKWIIAMDLYDAVAKIVAPKKEKLKQAEKEYAETMAILNEKRLLAANLERRVAELNDNLEIANRKKQEVEDEVQLCKDKLQRAETLIGGLGGEKTRWIASAENLQRLYDSLAGDILVSSGVIAYLAPLTASYRGRCIGEWHDLCVANSIPCSPEYSLLEVLGSRIKIQNWNIAGLPTDAFSTENAIIMDCSSRYSLFIDPQLQANKWIRNMERNNHLVVVKFSQSDYMKKIESCIEQGYPVLVENVFEELEAPLDPILNRNTFVQGGVEYMTLGENVIPLSPKFRLYLTSSLRNPHYLPEVYNKVTVINFALTIQGLEDQLLGIVVAKERPDLQELRQSLILQGAKNVAMLKDVEDKILKTLSECKGDILEDESAIKILDDSKRISSDIVKKQEDSREIEQKIEAFRQSYRPVAVHSSTLYYCITELPNVDPMYQFSLAWFVNLYIYSIENANRTKELYRRLKYLMDAVTLNLYNNVCRSLFEKDKLLFSFILTTKIMISCNQIDPVEFRYLLSGGEKVDAKLSNPDESWITPKLWEDVCRLEQLSDFAGFVESFAANRPEWRAYYDAEEPQLLKLPAPWDEKTNRFEKLIVLKTVRPDKFVLAITEFVASEMGPPYVAPPPFDIARSYEDSNCLTPLIFILSPGADPMNALLLYAEKMGFDETFQSISLGQGQGPIAQRIIERAQEEGSWVCLQNCHLAASWMPTLEYLWENMDHYNTTTSFRLWLTSYPSEQFPASILQNGIKMTNEPPTGLQQNLLRSYHSEPMNDDAFYTGCPGKDRAFSKLLFGVCFFHAVVQERRKFGPLGWNISYGFNESDFQISVLQLQLFINQYEEIPYEAITYLTGECNYGGRVTDAWDRRAIVTILEDYVNDRVVSDPNYRLSPLADCYGIPLRNEHREYLAHIANNIPNFPSPLVYGLHPNAGITRDLTAARTLIDSMILTQGGTSGGSDSEVEKQVLATVDEIYAQLPADFDLEAAKRRYPVDYSESMNTVLVQEMERFNGLLREIRSSCVNLKKGIAGLIALTPQLEAVFAAIQHRRIPGSWMKKSYPSLKPVGAYVVDFCARLAFLQRWYDVGKPDVFWLSGFFFTQAFLTAAMQNYARRHRIPIDMLTYDVDVLRERNVGKAPEDGVLVDGLFLEGARWDVPNSRLEEQLPKMLVDTMPIMHLVPAKIVELQEGSRYKCPVYKTAERKGTLSTTGHSTNYVLPVLLGTKLPANHWVKRSVALLCQTSE
- the LOC120957868 gene encoding retinoid-inducible serine carboxypeptidase-like, with product MKYSIVLALAVAMVGAVPREGFGPGMQDWGFAEVRPGAHMFWWLYYTTADVPNHADRPLVIWLQGGPGASSMYGNFEELGPLTLELEERNHTWVRDYNVLFIDNPVGTGFSYVEDFSLLTKTNGEIADDLVELMKQFYDAQPEFRNTPLHIYAESYGGKMAAEFAYVLDKAIKNGEIECNLQSVGIVAPWVSPIDSVLSWAEFLLNMGYVDTKGYNAIQASAIETEHVLNQGQWEQATNLWGMTENVILRETHGIDFYNVLFKQDFAGTRSQLEQFSRDMRSAIASRATRLASEDRDQILQDLMRFEVAPALSLPAESVYGAQSGRVFNTLAGDFMKPAIDVMELLLNNTSLDVVIITGQLDLIVATPGNVRWIEKIQWSGRNNYLQSPRNAVGQHGVLEGYEKSYGKLAVYWALRAGHMVPADNPILMDLILQKHVPVQ